In the genome of Streptomyces collinus, one region contains:
- a CDS encoding class II glutamine amidotransferase, translated as MCRWLAYSGTPVLLDDVLYRPEHSLIDQSLHARMGVETTNGDGFGVGWYAWHLRTPAVIRDTGPAWSNRNLREIADHVRSSLFFAHVRASTGTAVQQTNCHPFRHGRWMWMHNGAITGFSAMRRDLMMSIAPELFPSLEGTTDSEVMFHVALTLGLDGDPPSAVARMAGLVERLGHENGVPEPLQMTVAVTDGERVWFFRYSSGGASRSLYYSSRVEDVRALHPDLAFLNHISDETRLVVSEPLGDLPGVWNTVPENSYGVVQPGRDLLRHFEPEPV; from the coding sequence ATGTGCCGCTGGCTCGCCTACTCGGGCACCCCCGTGCTGCTCGACGACGTCCTCTACCGCCCCGAGCACTCGCTGATCGACCAGAGCCTGCACGCGCGGATGGGGGTCGAGACCACCAACGGCGACGGCTTCGGCGTCGGCTGGTACGCGTGGCATCTGCGCACCCCGGCCGTCATCCGCGACACGGGTCCGGCCTGGAGCAACCGCAATCTGCGGGAGATCGCCGACCACGTCCGCTCGTCGCTGTTCTTCGCCCATGTGCGGGCCTCGACCGGGACCGCCGTGCAGCAGACCAACTGCCACCCCTTCCGGCACGGACGCTGGATGTGGATGCACAACGGAGCGATCACCGGGTTCTCCGCGATGCGCCGGGATCTGATGATGTCGATAGCGCCGGAGCTGTTCCCTTCTCTGGAGGGCACGACGGATTCCGAGGTGATGTTCCACGTGGCCCTCACTCTCGGTCTCGACGGCGATCCGCCGAGCGCGGTGGCCCGGATGGCGGGGCTCGTCGAGCGGCTCGGTCACGAGAACGGGGTACCGGAGCCGCTCCAGATGACGGTCGCGGTGACCGACGGCGAGCGGGTGTGGTTCTTCCGGTACTCCAGTGGCGGGGCCTCGCGCTCGCTGTACTACAGCAGCCGGGTGGAGGACGTGCGTGCCCTGCACCCCGATCTCGCCTTCCTGAACCACATCTCGGACGAGACCCGGCTGGTGGTGTCGGAACCGCTGGGCGATCTTCCGGGGGTGTGGAACACCGTTCCGGAGAACAGCTACGGCGTGGTCCAGCCCGGCCGGGACCTGCTGCGGCACTTCGAGCCCGAGCCCGTCTGA